A stretch of Flexibacter flexilis DSM 6793 DNA encodes these proteins:
- a CDS encoding metal-dependent hydrolase produces MKLIKFQHNYKSLAITAIILIAYCLISDYLIETRPIFKREYWALYDGVVHGLVGVIILLPFFKEYNLYNFSLIFFISTIIDIDHFILAGSFSVSDAINLPMRPITHSITFALIFGFWVFIFFRTQPFVFWIVFAALTSHVVRDASSGLTLIFYPFSISKIPYFSYLLVEILLLYLSYFIHNKFLEK; encoded by the coding sequence ATGAAGTTAATTAAATTTCAGCATAACTACAAAAGTTTAGCAATAACAGCAATAATTTTGATTGCTTATTGCCTAATAAGTGATTACTTGATAGAAACAAGACCAATCTTTAAACGAGAGTATTGGGCTTTGTATGATGGAGTTGTACACGGTTTAGTTGGCGTTATAATATTATTACCATTTTTCAAAGAATACAATTTATATAATTTTTCCTTAATTTTTTTTATATCTACAATTATTGATATAGACCATTTTATTCTTGCAGGTTCATTTTCTGTTTCAGATGCAATTAACTTACCAATGCGTCCTATAACACACAGTATAACTTTTGCTTTAATTTTTGGGTTTTGGGTTTTTATTTTTTTCAGAACACAACCTTTTGTTTTTTGGATTGTCTTTGCCGCTTTAACTTCTCACGTAGTTCGTGATGCTTCGAGTGGTTTAACATTGATATTCTATCCATTTAGTATTTCTAAAATTCCATATTTTAGTTACCTATTAGTTGAAATATTACTACTTTACTTATCATACTTTATTCACAATAAATTTTTAGAAAAATGA